In Thermoanaerobaculia bacterium, a single genomic region encodes these proteins:
- the cax gene encoding calcium/proton exchanger, whose amino-acid sequence MSWLLAFVPAVLALEFTHSRSHVAIFICSCLAILPLAGWLGKATEHLAERTSEGVGGLLNATFGNAAELIIALVALKEGYYGIVKASLTGSILGNLLLVLGASCLAGGLKHKDLKFNAAGARMMSTMLTLAAIALVMPASFHYLVHPMVSVERNLSLEIAIVLIVCYGLSLLFSLHTHKQLFIGTAAEAAEVEGNGHVKWSLAKSIGVLSGATAMIAWISEIMVGSIAEAAHSFGMTSVFVGVIVVAIIGNAAEHSTAILVARKNRMDLALGIAIGSSIQIALFVAPVLVFASYWLGPAPMDLVFTPAEVIAIVVAVAITSQIASDGESHWLEGVQLLAVYLILALIFFSLPEVLDSTGALPAPTPQ is encoded by the coding sequence CTGAGCTGGCTGCTCGCCTTCGTTCCGGCCGTGCTGGCGCTCGAATTCACTCATTCGAGATCGCACGTCGCGATCTTCATCTGCTCGTGCCTCGCGATCCTGCCGCTCGCCGGCTGGCTGGGCAAGGCGACCGAGCACCTGGCCGAGCGCACGAGCGAGGGAGTCGGAGGCCTCCTGAACGCCACCTTCGGCAATGCCGCCGAGCTGATCATCGCGCTGGTGGCTCTCAAGGAGGGCTACTACGGCATCGTCAAGGCATCGCTCACCGGCTCGATCCTCGGCAATCTCCTGCTCGTTCTGGGAGCCTCCTGCCTCGCCGGCGGACTCAAGCACAAGGATCTCAAGTTCAATGCCGCCGGCGCGCGCATGATGTCGACGATGCTCACGCTCGCGGCGATCGCGCTCGTCATGCCGGCCTCGTTTCATTACCTGGTGCATCCGATGGTCAGCGTCGAGCGCAACCTCTCGCTCGAGATCGCCATTGTCCTGATCGTCTGCTACGGCCTCTCTCTGCTCTTCTCGCTGCACACCCACAAGCAGCTCTTCATCGGCACCGCGGCCGAGGCGGCCGAGGTCGAAGGCAACGGGCATGTCAAGTGGTCGCTCGCCAAGTCGATCGGCGTGCTCAGCGGGGCGACCGCGATGATCGCCTGGATCTCGGAGATCATGGTCGGCTCGATCGCCGAGGCGGCGCACTCGTTCGGCATGACCAGCGTCTTCGTCGGCGTCATCGTGGTGGCGATCATCGGCAACGCCGCCGAGCACTCGACGGCGATTCTGGTGGCGCGCAAGAACCGGATGGACCTGGCCCTCGGCATCGCCATCGGCTCGAGCATCCAGATCGCGCTCTTTGTCGCCCCTGTCCTGGTCTTCGCCAGCTACTGGCTCGGACCGGCGCCGATGGACCTCGTCTTCACGCCGGCGGAGGTCATCGCCATCGTGGTCGCCGTCGCCATCACCAGCCAGATCGCGAGCGACGGCGAGAGCCACTGGCTCGAAGGGGTGCAGCTCCTCGCCGTCTATCTCATTCTGGCGCTGATCTTCTTCTCACTGCCGGAGGTCCTGGACTCCACCGGCGCCCTGCCGGCGCCGACGCCACAGTAG
- a CDS encoding pyridoxal-phosphate dependent enzyme encodes MAHDTAAASGRNPALTPRPTTIVEAPRLAARLGVDLFLAVETFQQTGSFKFRAAANVAANVPNETLIAASSGNFGQALARAAQLAGKRAIIVMPAASAKVKVEAVRQFGGEVVFVDTRHETRAAKVAEVFAQHPDAYLGSAYDDPLVIGGNASLAHELAAVARAGRPFDAVIVPLGGGGLTAGMVQGLREAGYEAAVWGAEPLLANDGAQSLRAGRIVRYEIEGSTIADGARTLALGAHNWAILQNGLTGIVEVDEGEIREGVRLLSALANVKSEPTGALSTGAVLTAPGRFRGQRVCCVVSGGNVDPQVYLDILSGAPS; translated from the coding sequence ATGGCCCACGACACAGCTGCCGCGAGCGGCCGGAACCCGGCCCTCACTCCCCGCCCGACGACGATCGTCGAAGCGCCGCGCCTCGCGGCTCGGCTCGGGGTCGACCTCTTCCTCGCCGTCGAGACGTTCCAGCAGACCGGCAGCTTCAAGTTCCGCGCCGCGGCCAACGTCGCGGCGAATGTCCCGAACGAGACCCTCATCGCCGCCTCCTCGGGCAACTTCGGCCAGGCCCTGGCGCGCGCCGCCCAGCTCGCGGGCAAGCGGGCGATCATCGTCATGCCGGCGGCCTCGGCGAAGGTGAAGGTCGAGGCGGTGCGTCAGTTCGGTGGCGAGGTCGTCTTCGTCGACACCCGGCACGAGACCCGGGCGGCCAAGGTCGCCGAAGTCTTCGCCCAACATCCCGACGCCTATCTCGGGAGCGCTTACGACGATCCCCTCGTGATCGGCGGCAATGCTTCGCTCGCCCACGAGCTCGCCGCGGTCGCGCGCGCCGGCCGCCCGTTCGACGCCGTGATCGTGCCGCTCGGCGGCGGCGGTCTGACGGCGGGGATGGTGCAGGGGTTGCGCGAGGCCGGCTACGAGGCCGCCGTCTGGGGCGCCGAGCCGCTGCTCGCCAACGACGGCGCCCAGTCGCTGCGCGCCGGCCGCATCGTGCGCTACGAGATCGAAGGCTCGACGATCGCCGACGGCGCGCGCACCCTGGCGCTCGGGGCGCACAACTGGGCGATCCTCCAGAACGGTCTCACCGGAATCGTCGAAGTGGACGAGGGCGAGATCCGCGAGGGCGTGCGGCTGCTCTCGGCGCTCGCCAACGTCAAGTCCGAACCGACCGGCGCGCTCTCGACCGGCGCCGTCCTCACCGCCCCCGGGCGCTTCCGCGGCCAGCGCGTCTGCTGCGTGGTCTCGGGCGGCAACGTCGACCCGCAGGTCTATCTCGACATTCTCTCCGGAGCGCCTTCGTGA